In one Balaenoptera musculus isolate JJ_BM4_2016_0621 chromosome 2, mBalMus1.pri.v3, whole genome shotgun sequence genomic region, the following are encoded:
- the CRIP2 gene encoding LOW QUALITY PROTEIN: cysteine-rich protein 2 (The sequence of the model RefSeq protein was modified relative to this genomic sequence to represent the inferred CDS: deleted 1 base in 1 codon), translating to MASKCPKCDKTVYFAEKVSSLGKDWHRFCLRCEHCSKTLTPGGHAEHDGKPFCHKPCYATLFGPKGVNIGGAGSYIYEKPSAEKPQVTGPIEVPVARAEERKASGPPKGPSKASSVTTFTGEPNMCPRCNKRVYFAEKVTSLGKDWHRPCLRCERCGKTLTPGGHAEHDGQPYCHKPCYGILFGPKGVNTGAVGSYIYDKDPEGKVQP from the exons ATGGCCTCCAAGTGCCCCAAGTGCGACAAGACCGTGTACTTCG CTGAGAAGGTGAGCTCCCTGGGCAAAGACTGGCACAGATTCTGCCTCAGGTGCGAGCACTGCAGCAAGACGCTGACGCCAGGGGGCCACGCCGAG CATGACGGAAAGCCCTTCTGCCACAAGCCCTGCTATGCCACGCTGTTCGGACCCAAAG GGGTGAATATCGGAGGTGCCGGCTCCTACATCTACGAGAAGCCCTCTGCCGAGAAACCTCAGGTCACTGGCCCCATCGAGGTCCCCGTGGCCCGAGCTGAGGAGCGGAAGGCCAGCGGC CCCCCTAAGGGGCCCAGCAAAG cctccagcgTCACCACGTTCACCGGGGAACCCAACATGTGTCCTCGCTGCAACAAGAGGGTCTACTTCG CTGAGAAGGTGACGTCTCTGGGCAAGGACTGGCACCGGCCGTGCCTGCGCTGCGAGCGCTGCGGGAAGACGCTGACCCCAGGCGGGCACGCGGAG CACGACGGCCAGCCCTACTGCCACAAGCCCTGCTACGGAATACTTTTCGGACCCAAGG GGGTGAACACCGGAGCTGTTGGCAGCTACATCTATGACAAGGACCCCGAGGGCAAAGTTCAGCCCTAG
- the CRIP1 gene encoding cysteine-rich protein 1 — protein MPKCPKCNKEVYFAERVTSLGKDWHRPCLKCEKCGKTLTSGGHAEHEGKPYCNHPCYAAMFGPKGFGRGGAESHTFK, from the exons ATGCCCAAGTGCCCCAAGTGCAACAAGGAGGTGTACTTTG CTGAGCGGGTGACCTCCCTGGGGAAGGACTGGCATCGCCCTTGCCTGAAGTGTGAGAAATGTGGAAAGACGCTGACCTCGGGGGGTCACGCCGAG CATGAAGGCAAGCCCTATTGCAACCACCCCTGCTACGCGGCCATGTTCGGCCCCAAAG GCTTCGGGCGCGGTGGGGCAGAGAGCCACACTTTCAAGTAA